Genomic DNA from Enterococcus saccharolyticus subsp. saccharolyticus:
TAAGGATACGCAATTTTTAGAACACATCACTTTATGTGTAATGGTTCAAGAAGAAGAACACTTTAAAGAAGCCATCACGGATCTACTAAGTGGTCAAGTATCATTTGAAGAGGGCGACTATTCCTATGTAGAAACACTCATTAAAAATAAAACAAGCTGAAGCATGCTCCAGCTTGTTTTTATTTTTCCAAGAAGAATTCAAAACGATTCCCCACATATTGGCTACGTACGTATTCAAATGGTTGACCATCTGACAAAAAGGATACTTGGCGCATACGTAAAATAGCATCGCCTTTTTTAATATCTAAATAATCGGCAATCTTTTCTGATGCAATCATTGCTGAAATTGTTTGATTCGCGCCACCAATCTTTTTTTGGCCTTTCTCTTCTAGTGTTCGATAAAGAGACGAGGTAATTTCTGATTTACTATAATCACGAATTAGTTTTTCAGGAACACTGGCTACTTCAAAACAAATGGGGATGTCATCGGCTAAACGCACACGTTCCATTCTTAAAATAATATCATCTTTGCTTAATTGTAGTTTTTCCATTTCACTTGAACTTGGTGACGTAAAAAAATAAGAAACCGCTCGACTAGACGGTACGCGTCCTTGCGAAAGCATAATATCTGTAAAACTTGTTGTACCAGTCATTTTTTCTTGGACTTTTCGACGTGCCACATACGTCCCTGAGCCAATTTTTCTTTCAAGAATTCCTTCATCAGCTAAAGTTTGAATGGCTTGACGCAATGTCATACGGCTCACGCCAAATTGTGTCGATAATTCTCGTTCTGAAGGAAGACGATCTCCTATTTTCCAATAATTCGCTTCAATTTTCTCTTTAATTGCATCATGTATCTGAATATATACAGGCAATGTATCTACCATTTTTTTTACCCTCTCCTTCTTTTCTCTTTATTATATCTACTATCCTTCTAAATTCAAACAAAACTCGTCATAAAAAAACTTTCAACACAAAAGGTTGAAAGTTTTTTCTAGTTAATAGTTTTTAGAACGCCATTTAATGGTATGTTTGGTTTTACGTGGCTGTGTTACTTTCACACCATCTTTGTTCAAATTAACTGTGACATCTTTTTTCGTAATTTCATGAATATGCTCAGCAGCCTCTGTTATTTTTTCTTTTAAATTAAATGGTAATTTCATCATAAACACTCCTTTTTATTTTAGAGTATCGCAAAATCAGAATTTATTCAAATAAAAAAAGACACGTCTTAAACGTGTCTTAAAACTGGGGTAGCTGGATTCGAACCAACGCATGAGGGAGTCAAAGTCCCTTGCCTTACCGCTTGGCTATACCCCAATGGTGGAGGAGAGTGGATTCGAACCACTGAACCCGAAGGAACGGATTTACAGTCCGTCGCGTTTAGCCACTTCGCTACTCCTCCAAAAGGTTGTTTAATCAACCTGACTTAGTTATAATACAATATTATTTTTAACTTTGCAATACTTTTTTTCAACTTTTTTTGTTTTTTTCTAGAAATTATTCATGTAAGTTCCATTGACGAATAATTGACTCAATTGCAAGATCTAAACTCTTACTTGCACCAAGTTCTTCATTGTCCATAAAGCTTTGGAATTCTTTCGGACCATATGCTAATACTTCACCAATTTTTTTCTTACCAATATACAATTCTGTCACATCATAGGTTGAACCACTAATCGTTTTCTTGGTTTCTTCAATACGTACTTCAATATCTTTATTTTTTTTCACAATTTTCACCTCGAGTTCCATTCTATCATAAATTTATTTATTTCCTAGTAGAAACTTCCTGACTTTACTATTTTCATAAAAAAACCACTTCTCAGGAAATTCTGAGAAGTGGTTTTCTCTTATTGGTTTGTTAACACCGCATTGGTAACTGTGTAACCAGCTGTTTCCAGTGCTTGTCGAATCGTTGTAACTGCTGGAGATTCCACTTGAATTTCAATAATAGTTGCACCATTCACACGATTTACCACAATCGTCGCAATACTAAAATCATTATCAGCTAATAGTTTCGCAATATTTGCAAGAATTCCTTTTTGATCTTCTGCAATTTGAATCGTGACACGTGTACCACCATTATTGTAGCCAGTTATTTTTAAGAATGCATCAAAAATATCATTATTTGTGATAATTCCTTTTAAATCTGAGCCTTCAACAACAGGTAAAACCCCGATATTTTTCGTACGCATTAGCGCAATCGCATCTTCTAGTAAAGCATCCGGCGCAATCGTTGCTACATTTTTAATCATGACATCACGAACAGTTGTTTTATTTAATAAATAATTGACCTCATAAACACTTAAACTGGTTGCTTTAGAAGGCATGGCTTCTTGAATAATTCCTTCTGTAATCAATCCCACTAATTGCCCATTTTCCAATACTGGCAAACGATGAATATCATGGTGTTTCATCAAATCTACTGCGTCAAAAATCGGTGTGTCTGGTGTTACTGTTACTAAATCTGTGGCCATAAAATCACTTACGCTCATTTTTTACCCTCCTAAGTATGCTTTCTTGACAGCTTCACTAGATAATAATTCCTGTCCAGTTCCTTCAAGAACAACTTTACCTGTTTCTAATACATATCCTCGATCAGCAATCGATAAAGCCATATTTGCATTTTGTTCAATCAACAAGACAGTTGTTCCTTGTTGTTGAATTTCTTGAATAATCGAAAAAATTTCACGGATGAAAATCGGCGCTAACCCCATTGATGGTTCATCTAACAACAATAGTTTCGGTTTAGACATCAATGCGCGTCCCATGGCTAACATTTGTTGTTCTCCACCTGATAAAGTTGCCGCATCTTGATTTTTACGCTCTTTTAATACAGGAAATTTAGCAAAAACTTGTTCATAATCTGCTTTTACATTGCTGTCTTTACGTAAAAATGCACCCATTTCTAAATTTTCTTGAACAGTTAATCCAGGAAAAACATGACGTCCTTCTGGCACTTGTGATAGACCAGAAGCAACGATTTTTTGTGGTGCTGCTTTTTCAATCGCTTGTCCTTCAAATACAATCGAACCTTCAGAAGGACGAATCAATCCAGAAATCGTACGCAAAATGGTGGTTTTACCGGCTCCATTTGCACCAATTAATGAAACAATTTCACCTTGATTTACTTGGAAGGAAACATTATGAACCGCTTGGATCATACCATAACGGACAGATAAATTATCAACCTTTAACATTATATTTCCCCTCCTAAATACGCCTCAATTACCCGAGGGTTATTCTTAATTTCATCTGGATTTCCTTCAGCGATGATTTGACCATATTCTAACACATAAATGCGTTCGCAAACATCCATAACTAAATTCATATCGTGCTCAATTAAGACAATTGTTAAACCGAAGTCTTTTTGAATTTGACGAATCAACGCGGTTAATTCTGCTGTTTCTTGTGGATTCATCCCTGCTGCAGGCTCATCTAAAAACAAAATTTTTGGTTCGGTTGCCAAAGCACGGACAATCTCTAAGCGACGTTGTTGACCATAAGGCAAGTTTCTAGCTAACGTATTTTCTTTCTCTTCTAAATCAAAAATACTTAACAGTTCACGGACTTTGTTACGCATCATTTCTTCGGTTTGATAGAATTTTGGCAAACGCAAAATTGTGCTAAAAAAGCCCTCTTTATTTTTGGAATTCATTGCAATCAATACATTATCCATAACTGTCAAATCTTTAAATAAACGGATGTTTTGGAACGTACGAGAAAGGCCTAAATCTGCAATTTTATATGGTTTAACACCATTCAAACGCTCTTCTTTTCCACCAATATTGAATAATACGTCCCCACTGCTTGGTTCATAAACACCTGTTAATAGGTTGAATAATGTCGTTTTTCCAGCACCATTTGGTCCAATCAAACCGACTAGTTCATTGTCTTCCAACGTGATGTTGACATGCGATACTGCAGCCAGACCACCAAAATTTTTAGTTAATTGATTAACGGTTAATAGAGGCATTTGAATCATCCTCCTTTTTAGAAAATTTGTTAAAGATACGTTTCACTGAAAATTCCCAAGTACCTAATAGACCACTTGGTTTGAAAATCATAATCGCAATAATAGCTAGTGCGTAAATAATCATACGTAGATTTCCGAAATCTTGAAGATACATATTCAAGAAACCTAAAACAACCGCCGCAACTACAGCTCCTGTTGTACTACCAATACCACCAAATACCACGATAATTAATACATCAATTGATTTCATAAATCCATAATCTTGTGGGAAAACAGATTGTTGGTAACTTGCAAATAATGAACCCGCTACACTTGCTAAGACAGCTCCCATTACAAAGGCGATTACTTTATATTTCGTAGTATTTACGCCCATTGATTCTGCAGCAATTTCATCTTCACGAACAGATAAAGTTGCACGACCAGGGCCACTGTGAATAAAGTTTGAAACGATTAAAATAGACAATACCATCATCACAAAAATAACTTGCCAATTACTAAACTGAGGTAAGCCAAAAATCCCTGCTGGACCATTAGTAATATCACTCAGATTAATTATTAAAATACGAATAATCTCAGAAATCCCTAAGGTCGCAATTGCTAAATAGTCACCTTTTAAACGTAACGTTGGCATCCCTACTGCTAAAGCGATAATACCAGCTAAAAACATTCCTAAAATGATCCCTGTCGCAAAGCCACCAAATGTCGGGTTATCACGTGTCATAATTGCCGTTGCATAGGCACCAATTGCCATAAAACCGGCATGTCCTAGTGAAAACTGACCAGAAAAACCAATAATTAAGTTCAAACTTACTGCTAAGATAATATTAATACCAATATTGGCAATAATCGCATCGGTAAATAGATTGATTACACCACCATTATATAAAGCAAATAAACCAAAATAGATGACAGCAGCAATCGCTAACCATGTCAGATTATATTTTAAATTCTTTTTCATTGCTGACACCTACACTTTCTCTTTAATATTTTTGCCAAGAATTCCAGCAGGACGAATCAATAGGATAATAATCAACACTGCATACACTAAGGCATCTTTGTAGTCAGAAAAACCAAGTGCTGTTGACATTGTTTCGATTAAACCAATCGCAAAACCACCAAGTGCTGCGCCAGGAATAATACCAATACCGCCCAATACTGCCGCAACGAAAGATTTCAAGCCGGGAGCGACACCCATCATCGGATCAATTGAATTGTAATACAAACCAATTAACATCCCACCAGCCGCTGCTAATGCAGAACCTAAAGCAAAAGTAAATGAAATCGTACGGTTCACGTTAATTCCCATTAATTGTGCTGCATCTGTATCAACACTTACTGCACGCATCGCTTTTCCCATCCGTGTTTTTTGAACAATTAATTGTAAAATAATCATTAATGAGACAGAAATGCCTAAAATCAATAATTGAATATTACTTACTGACACGAAGCCAATTGAAAACGTTTGGCGAGCAATTGCTTGTGGGAATGGGCGTGTATCTGGTGAAAAGAAATAGATCATTACGTTTTGTAACAAATAAGATACCCCAATCGCCGTAATTAATGCTGCGATACGTGTCGATTTTCTTAAAGGTCGATACGCTAAAAATTCTACAGCAACGCCTAATAATGCGCTAGCTGCCATTGAAATAAGCATAGCAACGAAAAAGCCCCAAGCATTTGGTAAAATTCCCCAAGTATTAAATGAATTAATCAAAAAATAACCGATGAAACTCCCAATCATATAAATTTCGCCGTGAGCAAAGTTAATAAGTTTAATAATACCATATACCATTGTGTAACCTAGTGCCATCAAGGCATAGATGCTACCTAGGAATAGGCCGTTGATTAATTGCTGGATCATTACTTCCATCTTTATCACATCCAAATAGTTTTTAATACATTTATTTTTTGTTCGCTGTAGCAAAAAATAAAAGCTGTGACAAAACCGATTGTTTGATTTTGTCCCAGCTCTTATTTGTTCAATTCATCCAATTATGGATTTACTGTGTCAGCTGAACTTTCTTTACCATCTGTAAAACCGATAACAACAGCTGATTTTTCTGGGTTATGGTTTGCATCCATTGTAATATTACCTGTTACACCAACAAAGTCTTTCAATTCAGCAAGACCTTTTGTGATTGCTGCTGAATCAGCCGCATCTTGTGATTCAATCGCTGCTTTCACCATGAACATTGCATCGTAAGCTAATGCATTGAAAGTAGATGGCTCTTTACCATATTTTTCTTTGAACGCATCGATAAATGGTTGTACAGAATCATTGGCTGGAGCTAATGCAGAGAAGTGACCTGTATAGAAGACATTCGATACATTTTCAGCACCGGCAAGTTGAATCATTTTTTCATCACCGAAACCATCTGCACCTAAAATCGGTTGTTCAATACCCATTTCACGAGCTTGTTTAATGATTAAACCAGCTTCTTCATAGTAACCTGGTAAGTATAATACATCAAAGTCAGCATTTTTAATTTTTGTTAACTGAGCTTGGAAATCTTTGTCATTTTTTGTAAAGTTTTCTCTTAAAACGATTTCGCCATCATAAGCACTTTCAAAGGCTTTTGTTAAACCAATCGCATAATCACTTGAATTATCGCCAAAAATAACGGCTTTTTTCGCAGATAATGTTTCATCCGCATAGTTTGCTAAGATAACTCCTTGGAAACTATCTTGGAAACAAGAACGGAAAACATATTCTTGAACTTTATCTCCACTAACAGTAATTGCATCATCTGTACCAGAAGGTGTAATCATTGGTACTTGTGCTTTTGTTACGTTAGGAATCGCTGCTTTACTTGCTCCAGTTGTTGCTGGGCCAATAATTGCAACCACACCATCATTTGTTGCTAAGTTTGCTGCAGCTGTAGCCGCTTCATTACTATCAGATTTATTATCTTTTACTACTAATTCTACATCTTTACCTAAGATACCACCTTCAGCGTTGATTTTTTCAACAGCTAATTCGACACCTTCTTTTTCTTGTGTACCATATCCGGCAACTGGTCCTGACAATTCAAGGTTTAAACCAATCTTAATTGTGTCACCCTCTTGTGTGTTTCCGCCAGAAGCCCCGCCATTTGAACTAC
This window encodes:
- a CDS encoding GntR family transcriptional regulator; the protein is MVDTLPVYIQIHDAIKEKIEANYWKIGDRLPSERELSTQFGVSRMTLRQAIQTLADEGILERKIGSGTYVARRKVQEKMTGTTSFTDIMLSQGRVPSSRAVSYFFTSPSSSEMEKLQLSKDDIILRMERVRLADDIPICFEVASVPEKLIRDYSKSEITSSLYRTLEEKGQKKIGGANQTISAMIASEKIADYLDIKKGDAILRMRQVSFLSDGQPFEYVRSQYVGNRFEFFLEK
- a CDS encoding DUF2969 domain-containing protein; amino-acid sequence: MVKKNKDIEVRIEETKKTISGSTYDVTELYIGKKKIGEVLAYGPKEFQSFMDNEELGASKSLDLAIESIIRQWNLHE
- a CDS encoding CBS domain-containing protein, with product MSVSDFMATDLVTVTPDTPIFDAVDLMKHHDIHRLPVLENGQLVGLITEGIIQEAMPSKATSLSVYEVNYLLNKTTVRDVMIKNVATIAPDALLEDAIALMRTKNIGVLPVVEGSDLKGIITNNDIFDAFLKITGYNNGGTRVTIQIAEDQKGILANIAKLLADNDFSIATIVVNRVNGATIIEIQVESPAVTTIRQALETAGYTVTNAVLTNQ
- a CDS encoding ABC transporter ATP-binding protein, which produces MLKVDNLSVRYGMIQAVHNVSFQVNQGEIVSLIGANGAGKTTILRTISGLIRPSEGSIVFEGQAIEKAAPQKIVASGLSQVPEGRHVFPGLTVQENLEMGAFLRKDSNVKADYEQVFAKFPVLKERKNQDAATLSGGEQQMLAMGRALMSKPKLLLLDEPSMGLAPIFIREIFSIIQEIQQQGTTVLLIEQNANMALSIADRGYVLETGKVVLEGTGQELLSSEAVKKAYLGG
- a CDS encoding ABC transporter ATP-binding protein is translated as MPLLTVNQLTKNFGGLAAVSHVNITLEDNELVGLIGPNGAGKTTLFNLLTGVYEPSSGDVLFNIGGKEERLNGVKPYKIADLGLSRTFQNIRLFKDLTVMDNVLIAMNSKNKEGFFSTILRLPKFYQTEEMMRNKVRELLSIFDLEEKENTLARNLPYGQQRRLEIVRALATEPKILFLDEPAAGMNPQETAELTALIRQIQKDFGLTIVLIEHDMNLVMDVCERIYVLEYGQIIAEGNPDEIKNNPRVIEAYLGGEI
- a CDS encoding branched-chain amino acid ABC transporter permease is translated as MKKNLKYNLTWLAIAAVIYFGLFALYNGGVINLFTDAIIANIGINIILAVSLNLIIGFSGQFSLGHAGFMAIGAYATAIMTRDNPTFGGFATGIILGMFLAGIIALAVGMPTLRLKGDYLAIATLGISEIIRILIINLSDITNGPAGIFGLPQFSNWQVIFVMMVLSILIVSNFIHSGPGRATLSVREDEIAAESMGVNTTKYKVIAFVMGAVLASVAGSLFASYQQSVFPQDYGFMKSIDVLIIVVFGGIGSTTGAVVAAVVLGFLNMYLQDFGNLRMIIYALAIIAIMIFKPSGLLGTWEFSVKRIFNKFSKKEDDSNASINR
- a CDS encoding branched-chain amino acid ABC transporter permease, with the translated sequence MEVMIQQLINGLFLGSIYALMALGYTMVYGIIKLINFAHGEIYMIGSFIGYFLINSFNTWGILPNAWGFFVAMLISMAASALLGVAVEFLAYRPLRKSTRIAALITAIGVSYLLQNVMIYFFSPDTRPFPQAIARQTFSIGFVSVSNIQLLILGISVSLMIILQLIVQKTRMGKAMRAVSVDTDAAQLMGINVNRTISFTFALGSALAAAGGMLIGLYYNSIDPMMGVAPGLKSFVAAVLGGIGIIPGAALGGFAIGLIETMSTALGFSDYKDALVYAVLIIILLIRPAGILGKNIKEKV
- a CDS encoding ABC transporter substrate-binding protein; translation: MKKKFAFLFASLFLLGACSAGPSGGGSSNGGASGGNTQEGDTIKIGLNLELSGPVAGYGTQEKEGVELAVEKINAEGGILGKDVELVVKDNKSDSNEAATAAANLATNDGVVAIIGPATTGASKAAIPNVTKAQVPMITPSGTDDAITVSGDKVQEYVFRSCFQDSFQGVILANYADETLSAKKAVIFGDNSSDYAIGLTKAFESAYDGEIVLRENFTKNDKDFQAQLTKIKNADFDVLYLPGYYEEAGLIIKQAREMGIEQPILGADGFGDEKMIQLAGAENVSNVFYTGHFSALAPANDSVQPFIDAFKEKYGKEPSTFNALAYDAMFMVKAAIESQDAADSAAITKGLAELKDFVGVTGNITMDANHNPEKSAVVIGFTDGKESSADTVNP